A genomic region of Paramormyrops kingsleyae isolate MSU_618 chromosome 19, PKINGS_0.4, whole genome shotgun sequence contains the following coding sequences:
- the dtl gene encoding denticleless protein homolog: protein MLFRSIVNKGVISSRRRHDLWLQYPLFSVLESFECVRSDEHISYGRHGTTVPPFGCTFSTARDLRDVMAVANEEGIVRLYNTESRREPILKEWLAHDNAVFDIAWVPGEPRVVTASGDQTAKLWDVKTTELLGTFKGHQCSLKSVAFAKQEKAVFCTGGRDGNIMVWDTRCSKKDGCYKQVNRISSAHNKTERQTPSKMKRKKLTPKGMLPSVDSQQSVTVVLFRDEHTLISAGAVDGTIKMWDLRKIYTAYHQDPVPLQVYPYPGSSVRKLGYSGLTLDSSSANLFSNCTDDNIYMFNIAGLKTTPVAVFSGHLNSSFYVKSTLSPDDQFLASGSSDHQAYIWKISDPGSSPMTLQGHCQEVTSVMWCPTDFTKIASCSDDNTIRVWRLNRGEDGARSCGGANLVGRAYQKLPCEEKLCGPVSASEHTPGKRPTTEGPRGLTSPRLAACAPSSADLPLPSNTPTTPLTPGNKGRSASSPRPTPASSPSIQDWFSRVSGSPGAPRKVLGSSSQGVGLAPSPEAKGQVKRRLETNGDEKVDRIGACDLTAEPHPVAKRSRGPAELCCFSPPENQGTARGEERTPYTSVRADKENSIPPSVDWLSALGQKLRSNPESVSPARILNGSRKPHSRPPTSPARLPGSMKKISSYFQRRNPE, encoded by the exons ATGCTTTTTCGCTCGATTGTTAATAAAGGAGTCATCAGTAGCAGGAGGCGCCATG ATCTTTGGTTGCAGTATCCGCTTTTCTCTGTGCTCGAGAGTTTTGAGTGTGTGCGCAGTGATGAGCACATCTCTTATGGGAGACATGGCACCACGGTTCCGCCGTTTGGCTGCACATTTTCCACCG CCCGAGATCTGCGGGACGTTATGGCCGTGGCCAATGAAGAAGGCATCGTGAGACTGTACAACACTGAGAGCCGAAGAGAGCCAATTCTGAAAG AATGGTTGGCCCATGACAATGCTGTCTTTGACATTGCCTGGGTGCCGGGAGAGCCCAGAGTG GTTACCGCCTCAGGCGATCAGACAGCCAAGCTGTGGGATGTGAAAACCACTGAGCTGCTGGGGACATTCAAGGGGCACCAGTGCAGCCTGAAATCCGTAGCCTTCGCAAAGCAGGAGAAAG CCGTTTTCTGTACTGGTGGACGAGATGGGAACATCATGGTTTGGGACACGAGATGCAGTAAGAAAG ATGGCTGCTACAAGCAGGTGAATCGGATCAGCAGTGCCCACAACAAGACGGAGCGACAAACCCCCTCCAAGATGAAGAGGAAGAAGCTCACCCCCAAAGGCATGCTCCCCAGCGTG gattCTCAGCAGAGTGTCACTGTCGTGCTCTTCCGTGATGAGCACACCCTCATCTCAGCGGGTGCCGTAGATGG AACCATCAAGATGTGGGACCTTCGGAAGATCTACACGGCATATCACCAGGACCCTGTGCCCCTGCAAGTGTACCCCTACCCTGGGTCCAGTGTGCGCAAGCTAG GTTATTCTGGACTCACTCTGGATTCCAGCTCTGCGAATCTGTTTTCAAACTGCACCGATGACAACATTTACATGTTCAATATTGCGGGACTCAAAACAACtccag TTGCGGTCTTCAGTGGTCATCTAAACTCCTCCTTCTACGTCAAGTCCACTTTAAGTCCAGATGACCAGTTCCTGGCCAGCGGTTCGAGTGACCATCAGGCTTACATCTGGAAG ATTTCTGATCCAGGAAGTTCCCCCATGACGTTGCAAGGCCATTGCCAGGAAGTGACCTCAGTGATGTGGTGTCCCACAGATTTCACCAAG ATTGCTTCCTGTTCAGACGACAACACCATACGGGTGTGGCGCTTAAACCGTGGAGAAGATGGAGCGAGGTCCTGTGGGGGGGCCAACCTGGTGGGGAGAGCCTATCAGAAACTGCCGTGCGAAGAGAAGCTCTGTG GTCCTGTCAGTGCTTCTGAGCACACCCCGGGCAAGAGACCCACAACAGAGGGCCCCAGGGGGCTGACGTCCCCGCGGCTGGCAGCTTGTGCCCCCAGCAGCGCTGACCTGCCCTTGCCATCCAACACACCCACCACTCCCTTAACTCCCGGCAACAAAGGACGCTCAGCCAGCAGCCCTAGACCGACGCCGGCTTCATCCCCCTCCATCCAGGACTGGTTCTCCCGTGTCTCGGGTTCGCCCGGCGCCCCCAGGAAGGTCCTTGGCTCTAGTTCGCAGGGCGTAGGTCTGGCCCCCTCCCCCGAAGCCAAAGGCCAGGTCAAGCGCCGCCTGGAGACCAACGGGGATGAGAAGGTAGACCGCATCGGGGCCTGCGACCTTACCGCTGAGCCACACCCTGTGGCCAAGCGGAGCCGTGGACCAGCGGAGCTGTGCTGTTTCTCACCTCCTGAGAATCAGGGAACAGCCCGCGGTGAGGAGCGGACGCCCTATACCTCTGTGCGAGCCGACAAGGAGAACAGCATCCCGCCAAGTGTGGACTGGCTGTCCGCCTTGGGTCAGAAGCTGAGGAGCAATCCCGAGAGTGTGTCCCCGGCTAGGATCCTGAATGGCAGCAGGAAGCCGCATTCCCGGCCCCCGACGTCTCCG GCACGCCTTCCGGGTTCCATGAAGAAGATCTCCTCGTACTTCCAGAGAAGAAACCCAGAGTGA
- the ints7 gene encoding integrator complex subunit 7 has product MSLSTARSFLSEAGYGEQELDANSALMELDKGLRSGKLGEQCEAVVLFPKLFQKYPFPILINSAFLKLADIFRLGNNFLRLCVLKVTQQSEKHLEKILNVDEFVKRIFSVIHSNDPVARAITLRMLGSMASIIPERKNAHHSIRQSLDSHDNVEVEAAIFAAASFSAQSKDFAAGICNKIGEMIQGLDTPVELKLKLIPILQHMHHNAGLASSSRQLLQQLVTSYPSTQMVIVTLHTFTQLATSSLIDIPKQIQLLLQYLKEDPRKAVKRLSIHDLKLLARKAPHLWTKENTQAMCECALSIPYNSLKLGMLSVLSTLSGTIAIKQYFNPGAGSAPAPSRTTDLVRLAQECCYHSNLAVAAHGVTVLSNIAISCLEKDLLQLEQDTVLGVEALLVLCSQDDGSRAQAILKTALASLVKLLKSRPHLSPSAVELLLCQLRSARDGARVLLCHALAAIAMQQPVLGEAMLGDLVDLYRVAGSSSGSGKQQELLVSLATVVFVASQASLSAEVKMVIKQQLEKVANGWTVYRVARQASRTGCHEFSGELYQSLRTRVASEHFYFWLNALKEFARAEQCLSGLEDGDYSGAMSAIAEALRAYQKGIASLTAASTPLSPLTFQCEFVKLRIDTLQALSQLICTCNSLKTSPPPAIATTIALTSGNELQRCGRVSTQMKLSMDEFRSLAGCYADLYQSSFDADPATLRNVELQQQGCLLISHVIEALILDPHTASFQEYSVLGSVQAESQYEQRMMSVFSRVLEEVETLSRKHPPVSYLHTGCLCNAVIALLKVPLSFQRYFFQKLQSTSIKLALSPSPRSPNEPIAVQNNQQLALKVEGVVQHGSAPGLFRKIQSVCLNVSSTLQSKSGQEYKIPSENKTNEIEQRVEPHNDYFSTQFLLNFSILGSHTVTVEASVVDCSGIEWKTGPRTTMVIKSLEDPYSQQLRHQQQSQQAVPQAGPQRSVYARFQ; this is encoded by the exons ATGTCGCTTTCTACGGCGCGCTCGTTTCTTTCAGAGGCTGGTTATGGAGAGCAGGAACTTGATGCTAATTCTGCTCTCATGGAACTGGACAAAG GGTTGCGGTCCGGCAAGCTGGGGGAACAGTGTGAGGCTGTGGTTCTCTTTCCGAAGCTCTTCCAGAAGTACCCTTTCCCCATTCTCATTAATTCTGCCTTTCTTAAACTGGCGGACATTTTCAGGCTGGG GAATAATTTCCTACGACTCTGCGTGCTGAAGGTCACACAGCAAAGTGAGAAGCACTTGGAGAAGATTTTAAATGTGGATGAATTTGTGAAGAGGATTTTCTCAGTCATTCACAGTAATGACCCAGTTGCCAGAGCCATTACTCTGAG AATGCTGGGCAGTATGGCCTCCATAATCCCTGAAAGAAAGAACGCCCATCACAGTATTCGCCAGAGCCTGGACTCGCATGACAATGTTGAAGTGGAAGCTGCCATATTTGCTGCAGCAAGTTTCTCTGCACAGTCTAA AGATTTTGCCGCTGGAATCTGCAATAAAATTGGCGAGATGATCCAAG GCTTGGACACTCCGGTGGAACTGAAGCTGAAGCTGATCCCCATATTGCAGCACATGCACCACAACGCTGGGCTGGCCTCCAGCAGCCGGCAGCTCCTGCAGCAGCTCGTCACCTCCTACCCCTCCACGCAGATGGTCATCGTTACCCTGCACACCTTCACCCAGCTGGCCACCTCATCGCTCATTGACATCCCCAAGCAG ATTCAGCTGCTACTCCAATACCTGAAGGAGGACCCCAGGAAGGCAGTCAAGAGGCTCTCCATCCATGACCTGAAGTTACTGGCTAGAAAGGCTCCCCACCTCTGGACGAAAGAGAACACTCAG GCCATGTGCGAATGTGCGCTCAGCATCCCATACAACAGCCTGAAGCTGGGCATGCTGTCTGTGCTCTCCACCCTCTCCGGCACCATCGCAATAAAGCAGTACTTCAATCCTGGTGCAG GCAGTGCTCCGGCCCCATCCAGAACCACTGATTTGGTCAGGCTGGCTCAGGAATGCTGTTACCACAGCAACCTGGCTGTGGCTGCCCACGGGGTGACTGTGCTTTCCAACATCGCCATTTCCTGTCTGGAGAAGG ACCTgctgcagctggagcaggacaCGGTGCTGGGTGTAGAGGCCTTGCTGGTGCTGTGCAGCCAGGATGACGGCTCAAGGGCACAGGCCATCCTGAAG ACAGCCCTGGCCTCACTAGTGAAGCTGCTAAAATCGCGGCCTCACCTCAGCCCCTCAGCCGTGGAGCTGCTACTCTGCCAGTTGCGCTCGGCCCGGGACGGTGCCCGCGTGCTGCTCTGCCATGCCCTGGCCGCTATCGCCATGCAGCAGCCTGTCCTGGGGGAGGCCATGCTGGGGGACCTCGTGGACCTGTACCGGGTTGCTGGCTCCTCCTCTGGCTCCGGCAAGCAGCAGGAGCTCCTG GTCTCCCTGGCGACCGTGGTGTTCGTGGCCAGCCAGGCATCGCTGTCGGCTGAGGTGAAGATGGTGATCAAACAGCAGCTGGAGAAGGTGGCCAATGGCTGGACGGTGTATCGCGTGGCTCGTCAGGCCTCCCGCACG GGCTGCCACGAGTTCTCCGGGGAGCTGTACCAGAGCCTGCGCACGCGCGTGGCCTCCGAGCACTTCTACTTCTGGCTGAACGCCCTCAAGGAGTTCGCCCGGGCTGAACAGTGCCTAAGTGGCCTGGAGGATGGAGACTACAGCGGAGCCATGAGTGCCATTGCTGAGGCCCTGCGGGCTTACCAGAAGGGCATCGCCTCCCTCACG GCAGCCAGCACCCCCTTGAGCCCACTCACCTTCCAGTGCGAGTTTGTGAAGCTGCGCATTGACACGCTGCAGGCCCTCTCACAGCTCATCTGTACCTGCAACAGCCTGAAGACCAGTCCGCCACCCGCCATCGCCACCACCATCGCACTCACCTCGGGCAACGAGCTGCAGCGCTGTGGCCGCGTTTCGACACAG ATGAAGCTATCCATGGATGAATTCAGGAGCCTTGCAGGCTGCTACGCTGACCTGTACCAGTCCTCGTTTGACGCAGATCCCGCCACTCTGAGAAACGTGGAGCT ACAGCAACAGGGCTGCCTGCTAATCTCTCACGTTATAGAGGCTCTCATTCTCGATCCACATACTGCCAG CTTCCAGGAGTACAGTGTCTTGGGCTCGGTCCAGGCTGAGAGTCAGTATGAGCAGAGGATGATGTCCGTCTTCAGCCGTGTCCTGGAGGAAGTGGAGACGCTCAGCAGGAAGCACCCTCCTGTGTCCTACTTG CATACAGGCTGTCTCTGTAACGCCGTGATTGCATTGCTCAAGGTCCCACTGTCCTTCCAGAGGTATTTTTTCCAGAAACTTCAGTCCACTAGTATCAAG CTTGCCCTTTCGCCCTCCCCTCGGAGCCCAAATGAACCAATCGCTGTTCAGAATAACCAGCAGCTGGCACTTAAGGTGGAGGGCGTGGTCCAGCATGGATCTGCGCCTGGCCTGTTCCGGAAGATCCAGTCCGTTTGTCTCAATGTCAGCTCCACCCTGCAGAGCAAGTCGGGACAGGAGTACAAG ATTCCTTCTGAAAACAAGACCAATGAGATTGAACAGAGGGTGGAGCCTCACAACGATTATTTCAGCACGCAGTTTCTCCTCAACTTCTCCATACTGGGCAGCCACACAGTGACCGTGGAGGCATCTGTTGTGGACTGCAGTGGGATTGAGTGGAAGACCGGACCAAGGACAACCATGGTCATAAAATCCCTGGAGGACCCCTATTCCCAACAGCTGCGCCACCAGCAGCAATCACAGCAGGCTGTGCCCCAAGCAGGCCCACAGAGGAGTGTGTATGCCCGTTTCCAGTGA